Sequence from the Gloeocapsopsis dulcis genome:
CTGAAGTTGCTCACTTCCGTAATAGCGCTTCTTCTTTACTTATACCTTGACAATACTCAAGCAGCTAGTTGGGAATTAGTCAACCGCATTTGATCTTATTAAGTATATTTATCTATCTCGTTTCTGAGAGCTTTCAAACATTTATCTTTGGCGATCGAGAAAGGTTTCTTAGTTGTTTACAGCTAGCATTAATTATAATTCTAATTCATAGAGTTTTTATATCTATTCCTCAAAGCTCACCTACCAGAGTTCTTGAATTCATTAGATTTCTTTTATCAAAGGATATGGGATTTTCTTTTTTCTATAGCTTGTATTTAATCCAGGATTTACGCAAAATTATGAAAAAACGAACCACATTGGCGTAGCCTTCCCGCAGGGTAGACACAAAGGACAAAAAGGAATAAGAGTTTCAGAGAATTCTTGCGTAAGTTCTATAATAGATAAATAAATTGCAACATTTAAACAAATTAAAAATAATTAAAATTGTTGCAACATCTATCTATTTCGATTCAGTAAATCAATATGCACAATATGCAAAAAGTAAGTTTTCTCAAGCGATCGCATCGCCTTGATTTAGCACCTTTACTTATAACAATAACCAAATTGGTTGCAGAGCGGGCAAGTCGGGCTAAGGTTTGTGGACATTTGGGGAAGATTTAAGTTAAAGTTGTAATGAGTTTGTTTACTAAGTAACATCTTAAGCTGCTAACTAGGTCGATAGCAGATGGTAAGTTATTACCAAGGATTCTAGGTAACAACTCGCAGGTAAATAGCAATTTATGGGGAACTCGATTAGTTTCAATGCAATTACCTGTTCGGTAAAATAATAAATCAAGAGGTAGATTCACTACCTAATCACAAAAGAAGTTTCAGCCATGCAAAAAGAAGCGGCAGCTATAAAACCAATTCGCTCACTTGAAGATGCTGTTGCTCAGTGCCAAGCACTGGGTATGCGATTGAGTCGCCAGCGTCGCTTCATCTTAGAGCTACTTTGGCAAGCTCAAGAACACTTGTCAGCAAGAGAAATTTACGATCGCCTTAATCAGCAAGGAAAAGAGATCGGACACACATCAGTGTATCAAAACTTAGAAGCACTTTCCAGTCAAGGTATCATTGAGTGCGTTGAACGCTCGGATGGACGCCTCTACGGAAATATCAGTGATTCCCATAGTCATGTGAACTGCCTAGATACGAATCAAATTTTGGATGTAGAGGTAGAACTCCCCAAAGATTTGTTAGAGGAAGTTGAAAGAAGAACTGGAGTCAAAATTACTGACTATAGTATTAACTTTTACGGATATCGGCGGGCAGAAGTGTAAGATGTGCGCGTACGCTGAATGTGAAGGCATGATCAAGCATAATGAGCGATCGCACAATCAAGCTACTGTTAGTTGAGCCTGATCCAATTTTTCGGATAGGTTTTGCACGGCTCATAAATGAGTCGCATCCTGACATCCAAATCGTTGCCGAAGCTGAAACTGGTGCATCTGCAAGAAAGATCTTGGCGGACTTGGCTAGAGAAAATGCGACAGCGTTTTCAAGTGGTTTACCATCAGATACAGCAGTCAATTTAATTGTTTTAGAGCTACAGCTAGGGCTAGAGCTTTGCCAGCAGCTTAAATCCCATTATCCTGACTTACCGATACTCATTCTCAGTTCCTTACAGGAACCAGCCTTGTTAGCTTCAGCAAAGGCGGTAGGAATTGAAGGCTACTGTCCCAAAGGAACTTCTATTGCGGAGGTAGTAGTAGCAATCCGCCAAGTAGCCTCAAGGAGAAATTACTGGATTGAAGCAGAATTCCTCCAAAATCCGCTAGCGGCACCTAGTATTCTTGCCTTGATCCGAAATCACCTGCGATGGACAGGATTACAGCAGATTGATACAACTTTAGCCGCAGTTAATGCTCGATTACAAATTCCTGACTTGTCATTACTAGATCGAGCATTTTTAGCCGGACAGCGCAGAGAACTTCTCGCATCGCGTTGGCTAGTGACTCACTTATTACCTCTACCAGCAGGAAAGAGCCAGAGTACAGGTGCACAAGAGCCATCAAGGCTCAGAAATGGTATTGAGGATGTCACTCAATTATCCCAAACGCAAACTAGAGAAGAGGCTGAGTTGTCATCTCAGACCAATGTCCCTTCTGGATCGCTTGTGCGATTAGAAAGCGCTAGTTTGAGTCATCAAGTAGGAGTAAACGAGATTCTAGAGATCACTGCGGCAAAACTTGAGTCGAGCTTGCAAAACCTAACAACTTCAACTTTAGAAACTGATATTTTACGAGAAGGGAAAAAACGAGAGCTATTTAATATTATTTTACGAAAAGTTGTAGAAGTTTTAGAAGATTTGCGTTTTGCCCAAGTACAACCGCATCAATTAGGAGAAATGCAATATTTAATTCTCCGAGACTTGTGGCAAGGAGCAACTGTAGATTTTTTTGGCAGATATGCTGTATTACAGGTAGGAGATCGGAGCTTAGAAATTGTTAATCTTCTGCTACAAGATGTAGAAACTGTTCAAGCCGAAATCTTGAATAAAATTCCTCTAGTTAGCGAGTTATTGTCTTATTTATTATTTCAAACGCCTTTAGTAATTGATAATTTTCCCTATAAAGCTGATACACCAGAAGCTAAAGCAAGAGCAGAAATTATCTTGCACAATCTTTTAATTCATATCGCAAATGCTGTAACTCAACCACTATTAAATAGACTTGCTGATGTAGAAATTATTAAGCAAAACTTTTATGATAGTCGATTAATTTCCACACGAGAAATCGAGCGTTTTAGAAATAATCTTTCATGGAAGTATCGCTGGCAAAAGTATTACGTGGAACCTAAAGCAGTCTTTGAAAGTCGTTATGAATTATTTCTTTTCATTAGTAGAGGTATTGTTAAAACTTCAGTTTATGCACCACGCGGTCAAGAATTGCAGCAACTTTCTGGCATCCCCCAATTAGTCACATTAGCCTTAGAAATACGCGATGCGATCGCCCCACGGTTCCGCGCAGTCATTGCGTTTTTAGGAAGTGGTGTTGTCTATGTACTCACACAAGTTATTGGTCGTGCGATTGGTTTAGTTGGTCGTGGTATTCTTCAAGGAATTGGTAGTTCAGCATCAGCAAGCAGAAAAAAGAAGTTTTGAGCTAGCGACTTAGCGATCAACTGACTCAACCTGTTGAATAGCAGTACGAGCTTTCTCTAAAGTGACCTCACTTGTATCGGTTGCTTGAATAAAAGCAACACCTGGTCTTTTAGCTAACTCCTCCATAAGTTCCCTTGGAGGTCTACCTTTAAACGTTGCTTCCTTAAAACGTTCTACTAATTCATTGGTACTAAGATTACTTAGATAACTACTGGAATCCATTAAACAAACTCTCCTTCTGGATTAATAATGAAAAGCATAGTTCTTGTCCCTAGCTCACCGCTTTTAGCTCGCATAAATAGATAATCTCCACTCATTTCGATCTGATAAATATACCAGTCAATTTGTGGTAGCCCATTAATTAGATCGGATAATCTATACCATTGTAATTCCGTTGGCACAGTCGTCTCTGTTGTTCATTCCATCTATTGTAGTTTTGATTGTAGTAATAACTCGCGATCGCCTAAATTATATTTAGAGGTGGCAACATTACATCGGCATGAGTCTTTGCTGATTCTTGTGCATTGTGTATCTAAAATTTAGCAATATCAACGACACCACAAAGCTAAAAACTGATCCAAAATTGAAGGGCGAATCAGCTGTGTTTGGTACGCCGAAATAGCTATTTGAGCAAAAATTTCCGAAAAACTCGGATAAACTGGAGCAAGCTGAGCAATTTTATCAATTTTCATGCGCTGTGCGATCGCCAAGCTAAAAACATGAATTAATTCTGCAGCGTAGGAACCTACGATAGTAGCACCTAAAATTTCTCCATTGGGTAACACTACGACTTGACACACTCCAGTTGTTGCCATCTCCATCTGAGCAGCTGCTACGCTTTTGAAATACTGTCGCAACACTACCACATCACCATAACTGCGTCGGGCTTGCGTTTCTGTAAGTCCTACTCGTGCTAACTGAGGCTCGGAAAAAACAGCCCAAGGTATGCTACTGTAATCTACGCGATTTCGCGGGAAATACAACGCATTTTTTAAGGCGATCGCCGCTTCATAATTAGCAATGTTAGTTAAAGGATAGCCACCAATTGCTTCCCCACAAGCATAGATGCGAGGATGTGTCGTTTGCAGTTTCGCGTTTAACACCAAACGATTACGGTGCGATCGCCTTTGGCGCTGGGCTTCGCCCAATCGCACGCCCACTGTTTCCAAGTTAAGATGTGCTAGATCTGGCTGTTGTCCAGCACATAACAAAACTTCGTCGGTTTCAATCGCCTGATTTCCGGCTTGCACCCATTTTTTACCTTGAATCTGCTTGATTTGACTCACAGGTGTTGCTGTCAGGATGCGGACACCTTCTGCTTCCAACGCAGCTTGAATCAATTGCGTAATTTCTGGATCTTCTTGAGGAAGAATGCGCGAATGCCTAACGATCAAAGTCACATCTAAACCAAAGCGCGTAAAGATTTGCGCCATTTGAATTCCAGATGGATCGCCACCCACAATAACCCATCGAGTTGGTGGATTGGGGGAAGTTAGGACAGATAGAACTTCTGGGAGTGTATAGTAACCCGTTGCTTGTAATCCTTCAATATTTGGGATAACCGGACGAGAACCTGTAGCAAGTAGATAACTTCGCGATCGCAATTGCCGCCGATTTACACTAAAAGTAAGGGAAGGAGTGCGCTCAAACTGTCCATTACCAGAAACAACATCAACTCCCAACGCAGCTAAAACGACGGGGGAATATAATTCTTCTATATTAGTGACGACCCCCTTAGCTTCTTGCATCACTTCTGCCCACGGTACGCTACTTCTGTTAACTGCAACCGTTGCTATATCACTACACTGCTGCCGCAATTTCCCTAAATAGGTTAAAGCATATGGTGTCAAAAGATGAGGAAAAATCTTTTGCTGTGGAGGTTCTACCAGCGCCACTTTAGCTTTAAATTGATGAGTTGCGAGAATCGCTGCATAGCGTCCCGTCAGGCTTCCACCAAGAATTACGACATCGTAGTCAATCATAATATTTAGCGATTAGCAATGCCTGCAATAAACGTTTGTTTTCTGCATTTGAGCGTACCGCCACGCGGAAAAAGCGATCGCCTAGAACGGGAAAGCTCAAACAATCGCGAACTAAAATTCGGTGGTGCTGTAGTAAGTGTTTTTGCAGGGCAGAACTTGAGTGTTCAGTTTGCACGAGTAAGAAATTAGCACTACTTCTATAAGGTTGCAATCCTGATATTTGAGATAAACCCTCAAACAGTTCTATTCTTGCAGATGGAAGCCATTTCCAGGTCTGCTGTTGAAATTCGCGGTCTTGAATTACCGCAACAGCCGCTGCCGCAGCAAGTGTGTTAATCGACCACGGATCGCGCCGTTGTTGCCAGCTTTGTAAACGATCTGGGTGGGCGATCGCATATCCCAGACGCAGCCCAGGTAAACTATAAAATTTAGTCAGCGATCGCAAAATCACTAAATTCGGATATTCCTGTACAACTGGAATTAAACTTTGTGCTTCATCTGGTGGCAGAAAATCCATAAACGCTTCATCCACCACAACTAAAGCAAATTGCTCAAGATAAGGCAGAATTGTTTCCCGTGAAAACATCTGCCCTGTAGGATTGTGAGGATTATTCAAGAGTAAACCGCACTCTGATGTTGGCAAGAGGCTTGATTCAGTTGAAACGTTCAAACCTGCAAACGTCACATCACCCCTGACCTCTAGTTCCAGCGGACATTGCTGTACTTTTGCACCAAAAGCCTTTAAAGCGCGGTAGTAATCGGCAAAGGCTGGGGTAAATAAGAAAGTTTTAGCAAATTGTGCTAAATCCCAGCCTGCCCAAGTAAGTAATTCTGCCGAGCCATTCCCCGGCAGAATCCATTCGGGAGGTAATTGATGCGATTGACCTAACGCGGTACGCAGTTCCCCATAATTGGGGTCTGGATAAGCGCTCAGCTCACCTAAATGCGCTTGAATAGCAGCGATCGCACTCTTGGGTGGTCCCAAGGGGTTGATACTCGCAGAAAAATCCAGAATCTCGCTAGGGGAACAGCCAGCAACTGCTGCTGCCCAGGCTAAATTTCCCCCATGAATAGGTCGCATCAAATATGTGAGCAGTTTTACTAGTCTTTGTCCGGCGAAACTTTCTCTCTGAAAAGCTTCCCAGCCGAAAATGCAGGCACTTTTGTTGCTGGGATATCCATTTTATCACCCGTTTTCGGGTTACGACCTTCACGGGCTTTACGCTCGCGTGGCTCAAATGAACCGAAGCCTACCAGAGTTACTTTATCGCCAGAGGAAACAGCTTCGATGATTGTTTCTAAAGCTGCGGTTAAGACTGCATCAGCTTGCTTTTTGGTGACGCTTGCCTTGTCTGCGATCGCATCAACTAATTCACCTTTGTTCATGTGGATCTCCTTAGAGTACAAATTAGATTTGACGAAACTGCCAAGTATCGGGTTTTTGGGATACTCAGCTCGTAGCCGAGAAAGAGGTTTCATTTAAAGACAATCGCTGAAACCTCCTAGTCTCGATATTTCAATGCCCTATTCTAAGGCGTGGTAGCTCAATCTGGATCGGTGAAACCTTTAAGTTATATAGATTTCAACATTTTTTAGGTATTTTCACCCAAAAAAAGCCAAAAAATTGACTAGGAAGAACGAGAAAGCGATCGCGAACTCTCCAGTTGGCTAGAGCAATAATTACATAAACAGCGTTCTCTCTAACTGCAAGTCTAATTTCATTGAGACTGAAACCCTTGACGTTCTAATATCTGTCGTGCTTCTGGGCTTGGAGTATAGTTGTAACCTGCTGTAGCATTCTGTGAGTCATCCAAAACTTGAGGCGTGAGTAACACAATCACCTCTTGACGTTGATTAGTCTTGTTGGTTCTTCTAAATAGTGCCCCTAGTAGCGGAATATCACCTAAAATGGGAACTTTGCTAACTTGCGCTCGATCTGTTTCCTGAATGATGCCGGAAATAACGAGAGTTTGGCGATCGCGTAACCGAATTTGACCTGAAGAAAAGCTTCTGGTACTCAAGAAAGTTACAAGTCCACCATCTCCAGTATCTATTGTGTTAGTTGGTGCAGAAACGCTCGGTGCTACAGACAAATTCACAAAACCATTGTCATCAATCCGAGTAATTTGAATAGCAAGAGATAAACCTGCTTCTCTGATATCTACTGTTCGTACAGGAATGGCAGGAGCGCCTACAGTAGGAGAAATAAACTGTACTTGGATACCTCCAGGTACTTCTGTCGTTAAGTTTACTTGTGCTGTTTGTCCTTCTTGTACAGTAAGAGTTGGATCAGTCAAGATTTTCGCATTGCCATTTTCGACAGAGGTTTCCAACTGAGCTAAAAATCTGCTGGTAAAATTTCGTAACTGGTTGGCATTAAAACCAGCTGGTGAATTATTTCTGCCAAAATTAATAACGGCATTGCCTGTATTGTTAAATTGAAAGAAGTTATCACCAAGTCCAAAAGAAAAACTAGTATTAAACAGATTAGCATCTGATAAATTAACATCAACAATCTTGACGTTGACAGCCACTTGACGGCGACGTGAATCAACTTGAACCAACTGTGCAGTAGCAATCTCCACTTGGCGAGGAGTGCCGATTAAGCTCACAGAGTTTGTGCGTTCGTCTCCAACTACCTGTAAACCGCGTAACAGTGGAATCGAGTCTTGAAAGTCAATTCGCTGAGTTTCAACTCGTGTTTCTGTACTCGTTTGCGTTTGCGTAACAGGTGTTGCCGAACCACCCACAGGAACAGCATTCACGCTAGTGACAACTCTTTCGCGGCTAACTGCGCTTTCTGCACCCATTGCGACTAAAAAGTTTAAAGCACTGCCTACATTGATTTGATTCAGCCGCAAGCTGCGGACAATGACGTTACGTGCTTCATTTGTCAGTCTAGGAGCAACAAAAATTGTCCGTCCAGTACGGTTGGCTTGTAGTCCACTGATGCGTAGAACGTAGTTAAAGACGTCTTGTACTGACTCATTTTCAATATCCAAAGAAATTCTTGGTCCATCTTCGCCGCCAGGGGTAGGCTCGGTTTGTGCTTGCTGTGTTCCAGGTGCTGGGGCTGCACTAAATGCGAGGTTAAGACCAGCTGCACGAGCAAGGAGAGCCAGTACTTCTCTGACAGGGGCTTCGCGCAATACTAAGCGCGGTACGCGTTCGGCAGTTTCTAAATCAATTGTTGCGGCAGAGGAATCTACATTAGAAACGGCAATATCGCCTACAGGTGGAGCAACGGCTCGTGGTAAGAAAGGCGGTGGCGTTGGTGTTCCTGGCTGTGGTGTTGGTGTGCCTTGAATTTGAACATCAGGATTTGGGACAAGAACTCCTGGAGTTTGATTTGCAGGTGTTTGTTGCTGTTGTTGTGGTGCGGGAGTTTGATTTGTAGGAGGTTGCTGTGCTACAGGGACACCTGATGCAGGGCTAATGCTGAAGGTAATTCCTTGAGCAGTTTTAGCCGCAGGTTGGCTGCTAGGAGCGTTAGTAGTTCCTGTAACAACTAGCCGGACACTATTTTGGTCAAGCTGAGTCAGGCTGACTGAGCTAATTCCTGGTGCTGGGTTATCTTGCCGAAAACTGTTACCTTGTGGTGTGCGTAACTGCGTGTTAATGATATCTGCAACCAAGGCGTTACCTCGGCTGCTGGTGAAAATTTGGGGGCGATCGCCTGCGGCAGTCTCTAAGATGACATTCAACCCCTGATTTGTCGGATTCAAGCGCACTGCTGTGACTTGTGTTGCTGCTGCCCACACTGGCTGCACTGCTAGCAACGATAACGTTGCTCCAGCTAATATCACTCCACTACCTGGAAGCTGTCTCACTGTTCTCTCCTCAGCCTTTGAATCTGTAGCATTTGCGGCTCAACTATTTGCACTTCAATTTGTGTAGAAAATGTAATATATTCCTTCTCGGAAAAAGACAGCAAAACTCATATTAAATGAATTAATGATTGCGATCGATAGACTGCTGCAAAGATTATCTGATCAATCTTTCAAGATCCAAACTAGTATCAATAATTGCTAAGGTACTAATCATTTTCAGATAGTTTTATACCATAAAATATAAAAAAAACTTAACGCCACTTATCCTTTGCCTCCAAGAGCAATTTTACCGACAGCACACAATAATTTTATGCATTTAATTTTAATATTTCCGTAAGAATACGGTAACTAAATTTATAACAAGAAGTTATGCAAAGATTACGCAACAACGTAAACAGAAATTAAAGTGTTGTTTCTAACTTCGAGTTATTGTTGGTCTGGACTACTTGCTGCTGATGCTGCTTCAGCGGGGCTAGCTGGCATTAATGCCTCTAATTGAAAAGATGTTGTAATGACTGGTCCTCCTGGCTGGATAACACCAGCTTGCTGATCGCCACTTGTTTGTGCCAATGATGATTGATAATCTTTAACAATTAATAATGGTTGTAACCGCTCAATATTGCGGATGATTGCTTGAGTTTGCTCAAAAGTACCTTCTAGCTCAATATTGACAGCTTGGCGTTTCAGTTTACCATTGACAGCACTCCCTAAACTGCCATCAGAGATAATTTCTGGTGACTGATTGATAGGCACAAATCGCTTGAGTCTAGCCCTAGGTGAGTTTTGTGGTAGCTGGGCATTACCCGATTCAACAACACGGTTAAGATCCAATAACAAGGTATCTAATGTTCGCTCGTCAGCAAATAGAGTGAGAACTTGAGCATTTTGCTGTCTTACTTGAGCTAACTCAGCTCGTACTTGTTCGGTTTGTTGGATTGCGAGTTGTTTTTGTGTGACAAGGGCATTTTTCTCATCTCGACTGGCTTGTAATTCTTGGTGTCTTTGCCAAGTTGGCATCAACAAATTAACAACCAAGTAAACACTTCCTGCTAGCCCCAACAGTGCAATGAGCACGCCACTGACGCCAGGAGTGAGGGTAACACCAAATGCTTTGGGATAAATTGGCGCTACAGGTTGAAACTCTATAGTTTCTTCGGGAATAAAGTCTTCAGTGATCGTCATTGTTGAATCACACCTTTTTGTTGCAGTGTGCGAATGCGAGTTACTAATCCTAATGTACCCTTGCGCTCTAGTTCTCTTAACAACTCAGAAGCTGGAACATCGCTCAGTGTCGATTGAATTGTGTACCTTACCGCTTGAGGAGTTACAACTGCGGGAGTATTTGCTTGCGGTACAGCCACTGTACCAGGTTCAGCAAGATCTACTAACTCAGCAGTAACAATTCTAGTATCTGTAGGTTTGAGAAATGCGGATTGTTGCAGTGTCAGCAAGAAATCGTTGACATCGTTAAAAGATCTAGCCACTCCGGTAATTTCAATACTACCAGTGGGAATTTGAGCAGGTTGCTGGTTCTGCTGTTCAGCATTTTGCTGTTCTTGCTGTTCTTGCTGTTGATTATTAGGATTATTTGTAGCTTGCGGACTAGGTTGGGGAGTTGCAGCAGCAGTTTGTCGGAGAGTTTCAATTTGTACTGCCTGAGGAATGCGATCGCGCATATCCTGTAACATTGCCGACCAAGGGCGAATTTGATTAAATACTGTAGCTAAGGCTTGAGTTTCTGTACGAACTTGATTGATTTGCGCTTGTGTCGTTTGAATTTCTTGTTCTTGAAGTCCCAAGCGACTTAATTCAGCATCAAGTTGAGCATTTTCAGTTTCGAGTTGTCCATTGCGAGTTTGCAGTACCAACCATGCGCCGCCAATCATGGCGGGCAAAATCACTCCGATCGCGATTCCCAAATATAGTGGTGCAGTCTCACTGCCCAGCATTTTCAGTTTTCTGACACTCTTTCCTGTACTTCGTAGGTAATCTGGGCGATCCTGAATAAAGTTAATGTCTAAGCTGTACATAAAATTAAGTACTCATCATGCTTGAAATGTAGTGTATGGGCGAGACAGCGCTGATTACGGTATTAATTAAATCTCGCGCATTCCTAAACCGAGAACGATTCCTAATCCTGGTCGTTGTCCAGGCGAAATTTTTTTCTCGTCAACTTCTAAAGACAAAGCTGCCACAGGATCGATTTGTAGGGTGGGAATATTTACTCGTTGTTGGAAAAACTCATCTAAGTTTACTAATCCTCCACCAGGTCCTGCCAAGAGTATTTGAGCAACTTCTAAATTTTCACTTTGACTGAGATAAAAATCGAGCGATCGCCGTAATTCATCAATTAACTCTCCCATCACTCGCAGCATTGCTGCAGTACCAGGATCGATAGTATTGATCGCTCCTCCCATTTCATCTGTTGTCGTGCTGGGAATGACCACTGACTGTAGCATAACTTGCGTGTCTCTAGACACTGGTAAATGCAGTGCCCGCAACAGCGCATTTTGCAAATGAAATGTACCAATCGGGACAGTCCGCGAAAATTGTGGTATTCCATCTACAATAATTGCAATTTCTGTGTTGTCAAATTCGATATCAACCAAAACAACGGCTTCCTGCGAAGGAAATTCACGTAATTTCTCGCGAATTGTACGTAACAAGGCAAAACTATTAATTTCTAAAACATCAACTTGTAGCCCAGCTCGTTGAAATGTATCAATGTAAATATCTGTTACTTCTTTGCGGGTAGCAACGAGTAAAATTTGTACCTTCTCAATGCCATCCTCATCCACAAAGTATCCTAGTTTCTGATAATCTACATCCGCTTCTTCACGAGGATAAGGCAAATACAAACCTGCTTCATGATTTAAGACCATCTCACGTAATTCTTGGTCATCTAACTCAGCAGGTAAGGGAATCAAACGCACTAACGAGTCTCTTCCAGGCACAGCAGTAGCAACCCGCTTCGCTTTAATTTTGCTCTGGGCTAAGGCTGATTGGATAATTTCTGCTAGCGCTGGTGAATCAATAATCTGACCATCTTGAAAAATTCCTTCGGGTACGGGAACTGAAGAAAACGCTACCAGTCTTATTCCCTGACCTTGTTTACGTAGCTGAGCTATATTAATGCGTTCGGGAGCAAGTTCAATGCCAACTCCCTTGCTACGTTTTGGTAGTAGTTGGAAGCGGTTAGGTAGTAATTGGAAGCGGTTAAACACAGTTTTGCTGGTTGTCTAGAGGGTAAAAAGAAATTACAGTGAGATACTTAAAAGTGAATGTTTGCTACTTTAGCTTAGAATTGCTTAGCTCATTTAATCAGCAAGTTACATTTGAAAAATGTCAATAGTCCCAGTATTTTCTAGCAAAATCAGAGGTTGGAAACGCCTCGGTATTTTTGCTTTGTTAGGATTAATCCTGAGTTGGGTTGTTAGTTGTGGTACTAGTAACGTCAATAATAGTACCCAGCAATCGGCATCAGGTAACAGCAATGTGGAATTCTGGACAATGCAACTCCAGCCACAATTCACAGATTTCTTTAACAATCTGATCAGTTCTTTTGAAGCAGAAAACCCTGAAATTAACGTTAATTGGGTAGATGTTCCCTGGTCGGCAATGGAAAGCAAGATCCTGACCTCGATGTCCGCACGGACAGCACCAGATGTCGTCAACTTAAACCCCAGTTTTGCTTCCCAGCTGGCAACACGTAATGCTTGGTTAGATTTAGATTCCAAGGTGAGTGCGGATGTTCGCCAAACTTATCTACCTAATATTTGGAAAGCAAGCACAATCAACGGTAAAAGCTTTGGTCTGCCTTGGTACCTCACAACACGCCTGACAATTTATAACACTGATTTGTTAAATCA
This genomic interval carries:
- the cobD gene encoding threonine-phosphate decarboxylase CobD, whose translation is MMRPIHGGNLAWAAAVAGCSPSEILDFSASINPLGPPKSAIAAIQAHLGELSAYPDPNYGELRTALGQSHQLPPEWILPGNGSAELLTWAGWDLAQFAKTFLFTPAFADYYRALKAFGAKVQQCPLELEVRGDVTFAGLNVSTESSLLPTSECGLLLNNPHNPTGQMFSRETILPYLEQFALVVVDEAFMDFLPPDEAQSLIPVVQEYPNLVILRSLTKFYSLPGLRLGYAIAHPDRLQSWQQRRDPWSINTLAAAAAVAVIQDREFQQQTWKWLPSARIELFEGLSQISGLQPYRSSANFLLVQTEHSSSALQKHLLQHHRILVRDCLSFPVLGDRFFRVAVRSNAENKRLLQALLIAKYYD
- a CDS encoding dihydrolipoyl dehydrogenase family protein, which encodes MIDYDVVILGGSLTGRYAAILATHQFKAKVALVEPPQQKIFPHLLTPYALTYLGKLRQQCSDIATVAVNRSSVPWAEVMQEAKGVVTNIEELYSPVVLAALGVDVVSGNGQFERTPSLTFSVNRRQLRSRSYLLATGSRPVIPNIEGLQATGYYTLPEVLSVLTSPNPPTRWVIVGGDPSGIQMAQIFTRFGLDVTLIVRHSRILPQEDPEITQLIQAALEAEGVRILTATPVSQIKQIQGKKWVQAGNQAIETDEVLLCAGQQPDLAHLNLETVGVRLGEAQRQRRSHRNRLVLNAKLQTTHPRIYACGEAIGGYPLTNIANYEAAIALKNALYFPRNRVDYSSIPWAVFSEPQLARVGLTETQARRSYGDVVVLRQYFKSVAAAQMEMATTGVCQVVVLPNGEILGATIVGSYAAELIHVFSLAIAQRMKIDKIAQLAPVYPSFSEIFAQIAISAYQTQLIRPSILDQFLALWCR
- a CDS encoding DUF3685 domain-containing protein, producing the protein MSDRTIKLLLVEPDPIFRIGFARLINESHPDIQIVAEAETGASARKILADLARENATAFSSGLPSDTAVNLIVLELQLGLELCQQLKSHYPDLPILILSSLQEPALLASAKAVGIEGYCPKGTSIAEVVVAIRQVASRRNYWIEAEFLQNPLAAPSILALIRNHLRWTGLQQIDTTLAAVNARLQIPDLSLLDRAFLAGQRRELLASRWLVTHLLPLPAGKSQSTGAQEPSRLRNGIEDVTQLSQTQTREEAELSSQTNVPSGSLVRLESASLSHQVGVNEILEITAAKLESSLQNLTTSTLETDILREGKKRELFNIILRKVVEVLEDLRFAQVQPHQLGEMQYLILRDLWQGATVDFFGRYAVLQVGDRSLEIVNLLLQDVETVQAEILNKIPLVSELLSYLLFQTPLVIDNFPYKADTPEAKARAEIILHNLLIHIANAVTQPLLNRLADVEIIKQNFYDSRLISTREIERFRNNLSWKYRWQKYYVEPKAVFESRYELFLFISRGIVKTSVYAPRGQELQQLSGIPQLVTLALEIRDAIAPRFRAVIAFLGSGVVYVLTQVIGRAIGLVGRGILQGIGSSASASRKKKF
- a CDS encoding Fur family transcriptional regulator codes for the protein MQKEAAAIKPIRSLEDAVAQCQALGMRLSRQRRFILELLWQAQEHLSAREIYDRLNQQGKEIGHTSVYQNLEALSSQGIIECVERSDGRLYGNISDSHSHVNCLDTNQILDVEVELPKDLLEEVERRTGVKITDYSINFYGYRRAEV
- a CDS encoding HU family DNA-binding protein, with protein sequence MNKGELVDAIADKASVTKKQADAVLTAALETIIEAVSSGDKVTLVGFGSFEPRERKAREGRNPKTGDKMDIPATKVPAFSAGKLFREKVSPDKD
- a CDS encoding type IV pilus secretin family protein, with amino-acid sequence MRQLPGSGVILAGATLSLLAVQPVWAAATQVTAVRLNPTNQGLNVILETAAGDRPQIFTSSRGNALVADIINTQLRTPQGNSFRQDNPAPGISSVSLTQLDQNSVRLVVTGTTNAPSSQPAAKTAQGITFSISPASGVPVAQQPPTNQTPAPQQQQQTPANQTPGVLVPNPDVQIQGTPTPQPGTPTPPPFLPRAVAPPVGDIAVSNVDSSAATIDLETAERVPRLVLREAPVREVLALLARAAGLNLAFSAAPAPGTQQAQTEPTPGGEDGPRISLDIENESVQDVFNYVLRISGLQANRTGRTIFVAPRLTNEARNVIVRSLRLNQINVGSALNFLVAMGAESAVSRERVVTSVNAVPVGGSATPVTQTQTSTETRVETQRIDFQDSIPLLRGLQVVGDERTNSVSLIGTPRQVEIATAQLVQVDSRRRQVAVNVKIVDVNLSDANLFNTSFSFGLGDNFFQFNNTGNAVINFGRNNSPAGFNANQLRNFTSRFLAQLETSVENGNAKILTDPTLTVQEGQTAQVNLTTEVPGGIQVQFISPTVGAPAIPVRTVDIREAGLSLAIQITRIDDNGFVNLSVAPSVSAPTNTIDTGDGGLVTFLSTRSFSSGQIRLRDRQTLVISGIIQETDRAQVSKVPILGDIPLLGALFRRTNKTNQRQEVIVLLTPQVLDDSQNATAGYNYTPSPEARQILERQGFQSQ
- a CDS encoding pilus assembly protein PilO, encoding MTITEDFIPEETIEFQPVAPIYPKAFGVTLTPGVSGVLIALLGLAGSVYLVVNLLMPTWQRHQELQASRDEKNALVTQKQLAIQQTEQVRAELAQVRQQNAQVLTLFADERTLDTLLLDLNRVVESGNAQLPQNSPRARLKRFVPINQSPEIISDGSLGSAVNGKLKRQAVNIELEGTFEQTQAIIRNIERLQPLLIVKDYQSSLAQTSGDQQAGVIQPGGPVITTSFQLEALMPASPAEAASAASSPDQQ